The DNA window CGGGGACTTTGCACGAGGACGTTGCACGAGGCCTTGGGTGGGGAATGCAGGGGGTTGTTGCACGGAGGTGTTACGTGGGGACGTTGCACAGGGACTTGGGTGGGGAACGCGTGGGGTTGTTGCATGGGGACGTTGCACAGGGATGTTGTATGAGGACGTTGCACGGGGACTTGGGTGGCGAACGCATGGGGTTGTTGCACGGGGATATTGCACGAGGACGTTGCACAGGGACTTGGGTGGGGAACGCGTGGGGTTGTTGCACGGGGACATTGTACAAGGCCAGTGCACGAGGACGTTGGGTGGGGAATGCTCGGGGACGTTGCACGAGGATGTTTCACGGGGCCATTAAATGGGGACATTGgacggggacactggggacattgGATGGGGGCATTGCACGGGGGTCTCGCACGGGGACGTTGCACGAGGACCCCCCACGAGGCCATTGTGGGGTGAGGAAGGGACCGTCCCCAGCGCCTCCCATCCCCTCTCTGCCCCAGCGCCGCCCCAAATCCGGatcgtccccgtccccgtccccaacgccgccgccgccgtccacCTCACCTGCCACGTCTGGGGCTTCTACCCCCCCGAGGTGACCGTCCTCTGGCTGCGCAACGGGGACGCGGTGGCCTCCGAGGACATCCCCAAGCTCCTGCCCAACGGCGACTGGACCTACCAGACCCAGGTGACCCTGCGCGTCACCCCCGAATCTGGGGACACCTTCACCTGCTCGGTGCAACACGTCAGCCTGGAGCAACCCCTGCGGGAGCACTGGGGTGAGCGCGGGTGACGGGGACGTGGCACCCGGACacttgggtgccccccccccccccgccatggctcAGCGTGGCCCTTTTGTGttcacccccccacaccccccccccatcccctgcctccaGGTCCCGGCTTGTCCCCGGGGTTGACGGCAaaggtggtggcggcggcggtgacAATGACGCTGGGGCTGGTGGTCTTCGGCGCTGGCACCTTCATCTACTGCCGTCAGGCGCCGGGTGAGGGACACGTGTAGGGACACCCGGTGGGGGGGGGAAACGCGCTGGGGGACACGGCACCCACTGGAGTTAAGGGCCGGGTGGGGGCTTAAGTTGTCTTCTTGTGTCTGCCAGGTCCTGGTGCTGGAGCTGGTCCCAGTTCTGGTCCTGGTCCTGGTGCTGGTCCTCGTCTTGGTCCCAGTCCTGGTCCTGGTACTGGTTCTTGTCCCGGTCCTGGTCCCAGATCTGGTCCTGGTCCTGGTCCTTGTCCTGGTTCTGGTCCTAGTTCTGGTCCTGGTCCTAGTCTTGGTCCCAgtcctggtcctggtcctggtcctggCCTTTGTCCTGGTCCTGGATCTCATCCCAGTCCCGGTTCTGGTCCCAGTTCTGGTCCCGGTTCCGGTCCTGGTCCTGGATCTTGTCCCAGTCCTGGCACTGGTCCTAGTCCTGGTCCCAGTCCTGGTTCTGGTCCTGGTCTTGGATCTGGTTCTGGTCCCAGTCGCCGCCCTGGTCCCTCCGTGGCCACGAGCGACTACCAAGTGACCAGAgtctgagccccccccccccccccaaataaagaCCCCCCCCGCTCCGTGGCTTGATCCGCCGTCACCTTTGTGAGCCGGGGGGGCGGGCAGagccccccagtgctcccagtttgggAGGCAGAAGGGTtactgggaggggggggaggggttaGCGCCACGGGCGGAAGcggtgttggggtgggggggggacgacatgGACCTTTGGGTCCCCAGCCcagtttgggggggttgggggggggagatgtgtgtgtggggtggcgggggggtgtgggtgtgtgtcccATTGGGATCGAGCGGGGACAAAGCCGGGTGACACCCGGCCGCGGCACTATGTCCAGGTGGTGGCCGCCGCTTGGGTGGCCTTTGCCGGCAACTGGTGACGCCCGCTGGGTGCTGGCCCGTATTGGGTGCCCCATggcccgcccccccccactcTGTGGcatggggggtgtgggggggggccAGGCCGTGGGGTGCAGGCgggtggccggggtggggggggacacacacagagcGCGGCTGGACGCCCCGGAAGCCACCCTGccatgctggtgctgctggccctggccctgggggCCCGGGGGGCAGGTGGGGGTCGCGGAAGGGGACGGTcggacgggggtggggggtggacaaggtgggggggtggggattgggtgggggggggaattCGCTCAGTGGGACCTTGGggatggtttgggggggggggggcttcacCCTATGGGACCTTGGGGAGAGTttgggggggctctgccccatggAACCCCAGGGATGGGGGGATGAGGGGGGGGGGCTCAGTCCTGCAGGACCTTGGGGACAGTttgggggggctctgccccatggAACCCCAGGGATGGGGGGATGAGGGGGGGGGCTCAGTCCTGCAGGACCTTGGGGACAGTttgggggggctctgccccatggaaccccagggatggagggatgggggggggggcttcaCCCTATGGGACCTTGGGGAGAGTTTGAGGGGGCTCTGCCCCATGGAAccccagggatgggggggtgaGGGCGGGGGGGCTCAGTCCTGCAGGACCTTGGGGGCAGTTTGAGGGGGCTCAGCCCTGTGGGACCCCCAGGGACAGTCTGGGGGGGGGCCCTGCCCCATGGGACCCCAGGGACGGTTTGGTGGGTGGGGGCTCAGCCCTGTGGGACTTTGGGGACAGTCTGGGGGGGGGGTCTGCCCCATGGAACGCCGGGGATGGTttgggggggggctcagccctgtgGGACCTTGGGGACAGTCTGGGGGGGCTCTGACCCATGGGACGCCAGGGACAGTCTCGGGCGGGGGGCTCTGTCCCATGGGACCCCAGggatggtttggggggggggggtgtcagcccTGTGGGATCTTGGGGACAATCTGgggggagggggctcagcccaTGGGACCCCAGGGATGGTttggggggggctcagccctgtgGGATTTTGGGGACAAtctggggggggctcagccctgtgGGACCTTGGGGACAGTTTGGGGGGGCTCTGTCCCATGGGACCCCAGGGATGGTctgggggggggctcagccctgtgGGACCTTGGGGACAGTCTGGGGGGGCTCTGACCCATGGGACGCCAAGGACAgtctcgggggggggggctctgtcCCATGGGACTCCAGGGATGGtctggggggggctcagccctgtgGGACCTTGGGAACAGtttgggggggctcagcccaTGGGACCCCAGGGACAGTCTCGGGGCGGGGGGCTCTGTCCCATGGGACCCCAGGGATGGTttggggggggctcagccctgtgGGACCTTGGGGACAGTCTGGGGGGGCTCTGACCCATGGGACCCCAGGGACAGTCTCAGGCTCTGTCCCATGGGACCCCAGGGATGGTTTGGGGAGGCTCAGTCCCGCAGGACtctggggatggatggagggatggggagggatggcgATGGatagggatggagatggatggagggatgggaatCAATGGAGATGGATGGGGTGGATGAAGATGGATGGGGATGGATAGGGATGGGAATGGATGGAGATggacagggatggatggagatggatggggatggatggggatagggggatggatggggatcgggatggagatggatggagggatggagatgagTGGAGATggacagggatggatggaggtgcataggga is part of the Rissa tridactyla isolate bRisTri1 chromosome 27, bRisTri1.patW.cur.20221130, whole genome shotgun sequence genome and encodes:
- the LOC128901601 gene encoding HLA class II histocompatibility antigen, DM beta chain yields the protein MRLLGVLGLALSCRGAGAFVMHVASSCPLAANGSALAFDFAIFFNKKPLVCYEPDARLFVPCDWGLLHLQAILVAAILNSNSTWAARAEARREVCHQLAPHFWASTALRRTPPQIRIVPVPVPNAAAAVHLTCHVWGFYPPEVTVLWLRNGDAVASEDIPKLLPNGDWTYQTQVTLRVTPESGDTFTCSVQHVSLEQPLREHWGPGLSPGLTAKVVAAAVTMTLGLVVFGAGTFIYCRQAPGPGAGAGPSSGPGPGAGPRLGPSPGPGTGSCPGPGPRSGPGPGPCPGSGPSSGPGPSLGPSPGPGPGPGLCPGPGSHPSPGSGPSSGPGSGPGPGSCPSPGTGPSPGPSPGSGPGLGSGSGPSRRPGPSVATSDYQVTRV